The nucleotide sequence CGGCGACCGGGACCTCATCGTGCACCCCTCGGGAGGGCAGGCGACCGCCCGCGCGATCGGCGGCGCCCGCCACGTGACCGTGCCGGGGATGGGGCACCACCTCGCGCCGACGCTCCTCGACCGGCTCGTCGAGCTCGTGGCCGACCACGTGCAGGAAGCCCACCCCCACCACCACCCCGACACGAGGAAACCGTGAAGAGCTTCGACGGCAAGGTCGCGATCGTCACCGGTGGTGGTGGTGACGGCATCGGCAACGCCCTCGTCAACGAGCTGGCGAAAGCCGGTGCCACGGTCGCCTTCTGCGACATCAAGGACCTCGACAAGACCGAGGCCGAGCTGACGGCCCTCGGAGCCACGTTCCTCGCGGAGACGACCGACATGGCCGACCGCTCGGCCATCGACCGGTTCGTGGACCACGTGATCGAGCGCTACGGACGGATCGACCTCGTGGTCAACAACGCCGGCATCCCGCTCGGTGACCGCACCTTCGGGGAGGTGACGCCGCAGGACATGCAGCGGATCACCGACATCAACTACTGGGGCGTCATCCACACGACGATGCGCTGCTACCCCCACCTGCTGACCCGGCCCGAAGCCGCGATCGTCAACATCTCCAGCTCGCAGGGGATCATGGGCCTGCCGTACCTGGTGCCGTACTGCACGACCAAGTTCGCCGTCCGCGGGTTCACCGACAGCCTCCGGGCCGAGCACCGCATCCGCGGCGTCAAGAACGTCAGCGTCCACACCGTCCACCCCGGGGCGGTCGCCACGAACATCACCCTCAACGCCGACTACGTGAACTCCGGCTCCCAGGGCTTCCACGAGCAGCTGCAGAAGGGCACGCCGCCGCAGGAGGCGGCACGGGTCATCCTGACCGGGGTGCTCAAGGGCAGGGGGCGCATCTTCATCAGCGACGGGAGGGCGCAGGACGTCCTGACCCGACTGCTGCCGAACGGGTACGTCCATGCCGCGCGGCTGATGATGCGGCTGCGGAAGATCGACGTCCGCTGAGCGGCTCGGATGACCACCGACCCGATGCCCGTCCCCGACGCGGGGGGCGTGCGCGCCTTCGAGCTCGTCCTGCGCTGGGTCGACGAGCGGATCCTCGGGGGTGAGCTCGAGGTCGGCGACCACCTGCCGGCCGAGCGCGACCTCGCCGCGCAGCTCGGCGTCAGCCGCGCCGCGGTGCGCGAGGCCGTCCGCACGCTGCAGGCGCAGGGGGTCGTGCGCTCCTCGGTCGGGGCGGGCGCGGCCGGCGGCACGACGCTGACCGCCGTGCCGAGCGGGGCCCTGGGCCGGCTGCTGCGGCTGCACGTCGCGCTCGCGGCGTTCCCGCTGCCCGACGTCGTCGAGGTCCGCATCGCGCTGGAGCGCCTGAGCGTGCGGCTGGCCGCCACCCACGCGACGGCAGAGGACCTCGCGGCGATGCGGGCGCTGTTGGACGAGATGGCCGACCCCGGCATCGACCGGGCGCGGTTCAACGACTGCGACACCGCCTTCCACGTCGCGCTCGCGGCGGCCGCGGGCAACGCGCTGGCCCGCGACCTCACCTCGGCGATCCGCGAGTCGATGCGTCTGCCCATCCTCGACCGCTTCCGCCACCTCGCGGTCTGGGACGACGTGGCGCCGGTGCTGCGGCGCGACCACGAGGAGATCTACGCCGCGGTCGCGGCCGGCGACGGCGACACGGCGTCCCGGCTCACCGAAGAGCACATCCGCTGCGCCTGGCGCGGGACGAGCGCGTCGTCGCCCCGCGCCGGCGGCTGAGG is from Arthrobacter sp. NEB 688 and encodes:
- a CDS encoding FCD domain-containing protein, producing MTTDPMPVPDAGGVRAFELVLRWVDERILGGELEVGDHLPAERDLAAQLGVSRAAVREAVRTLQAQGVVRSSVGAGAAGGTTLTAVPSGALGRLLRLHVALAAFPLPDVVEVRIALERLSVRLAATHATAEDLAAMRALLDEMADPGIDRARFNDCDTAFHVALAAAAGNALARDLTSAIRESMRLPILDRFRHLAVWDDVAPVLRRDHEEIYAAVAAGDGDTASRLTEEHIRCAWRGTSASSPRAGG
- a CDS encoding SDR family NAD(P)-dependent oxidoreductase, which translates into the protein MKSFDGKVAIVTGGGGDGIGNALVNELAKAGATVAFCDIKDLDKTEAELTALGATFLAETTDMADRSAIDRFVDHVIERYGRIDLVVNNAGIPLGDRTFGEVTPQDMQRITDINYWGVIHTTMRCYPHLLTRPEAAIVNISSSQGIMGLPYLVPYCTTKFAVRGFTDSLRAEHRIRGVKNVSVHTVHPGAVATNITLNADYVNSGSQGFHEQLQKGTPPQEAARVILTGVLKGRGRIFISDGRAQDVLTRLLPNGYVHAARLMMRLRKIDVR